ATTTCTTGTACTTTTTCAAATACTGCCATGATAGGCCTCCTTAAAAAATAATATATAAATTTTTAAAATGTGTTTCCACATGTTTAACTAGATTGTAACAAGAAGTGTGCCCCATGTCAAACCTCCACCGAATCCTGTTAGAAGAATTTTTTGACTTCCATCCATCTTGATTCGATGATTCTCGACACACTCCGATAATAGAATGGGGATACTAGCAGCACTAGTGTTCCCATATTCCATCATATTTGCTGGGATTTTCTCTCTAGAGACACCCAGTTTTTTTGACATCTTATCTAACATACGGTCATTCGCCTGGTGTAACAGAAAATAGTCAATCTCTTCTGCTTCCATAGAGGCGTCTGCTATAATTTTTTGAATACTTTTCGTGACATCACGAATGGCAAAATCAAAAACTGCCCGTCCATCCATTGTCAGATATCTTCGATCAGAAACGTCATCTGAATAAGGGGAAGACAGCCCCAAATAGCAAGACTCAAGACTAGCACCTCGGCTACCATCTGTAAAAAGATTCTCAGCCAAAAACGATTTTTGATCGCTTGCTTCAAGCAAGACACCACCAGCTCCATCTCCAAAAAGGACTGAAGTGGAACGGTCTGACCAGTCTAATACTTTTGAAAGCGTCTCACTACCGATCACAATTCCTCGCCGGTACATACCTGAAGAAATGTATTTTTCAGCAGTGGCTAATGCAAATACAAATCCGCTACATGCTGCAGTCAGATCAAAGGCAAAAGCTCGAGAAGCTCCAATATTAGCTTGTACCCGGGCTGCAGTTGATGGCATTAAGCTGTCTGGAGTAATCGTAGCAACAACGATGAAATCAATTTCCTCAGCATCTAAGTTTGCTTTTGCTAATAATCTTTGTGCAACAATTGTTGCTAGATCACTTGTCGTCTCATCTTTTGAAATGTGACGCCGAAAGATACCTGTCCGACTACTGATCCATTCATCACTTGTATCCATGATCTCAGCCAAATCATCATTTGATACGACTTGGTCAGGTGCATAATGAGCAACTTGACTAATTTTAGCAAAGACCATTATTTAATTTCCTCCAAGAAACGATACAGATTTTGCAATCCTTTTTGCATCACTTTCTTCTCTTCGGGACTCATATCTCCAATAATCTGGTTGACCATCCGTTTATGGAATTGCTGATGAAGACGATAAAGTAGACGACCGTTCTTCGTTAAACTCAAGTGTACAACCCGGCGATCAACTTCCGATCTTCTTCTTTCGATATACCCTTTGCGCTCAAGATTATTCAAACTTGTCGTGACAGTCCCCAAAGTCACCATCAACTCCCGTGAAATATCACTCGGGGTTGCATTCGGTGTCGAACCAATCACATCGATCGTATGCATTTCTTTAATAGAAACATCTTTGAATCGACTTGCTCTTAGACTCGACTCCTCAATAACCAAAACATTATTAAAGATGGATGTTAAATAGTCGTTAACTAATTGGTAATTCAAAACTCCACCTCCTAATTTTACTTTGATAGTCAAATTTTATCAAAAATGAAAATAATTTGCAAGCATTTTTTCACAAAACATAGAAAAATTACAAATTTATTTTCCTTTAAATTGTGGCCGACGTTTCTCAGAGTAGGCAATAACCCCTTCCTTGAAATCTTCTGTAAATGCTAGTTTCTTTTGCAAATCCAATTCAAGACCCGCATATTGGTCCCATTCTTTCAAGAATGCTTCCCAAACCATTTCTTTCATGGCAGCATAAGAATTTGAAGATCCTCTTCTTAATTTTTTAAGCAATTGCTCAACTGTTTTATCGAGTCTTTCAGATTCACAAACACGATAAGCTAGGCCATAATCAAATGCCTTTTCAGCAGTCAAGGCTTCACCCGTCATTACTAAATGAGTAGCCCGAGACATGCCAATGGCTTTTCCTAACAAGAATAAGCCACCCGCATCCGGTGCTAAACCAACCCCAACAAAGGCTTGGATAAATTTAGTCCGATCACTAATAATACAAAAATCAACAGCTACTGCAATGTTAGCAGCTGCTCCAGCAACCGCTCCATCTGCCACCATAATAACCGGTTTTGGCAATTGCTTGATTTTCTTTGAAATCGTATTAACTAATTCGGCAATTAAAACAAGAGACTCGATGTCATCCGCATCGACTGCGCGTTTCATTTCGCTCAAATCTCCACCAACTGAAAAGATTTTCCCTTCTGCTGATAGAATAATGAATTTTACTTCCTCATTTTTTTCTGCATCTTCCAGGGCAGCTAAAATTTCCTGACACATTGGAATGTTAAAACCATTGGATACTTCAGGACGATTTAAAGAGATTGTCGCGAGGTCGTTTTCGACAGAATACAAAATTGTTTCAAACATCACTGACTCCTTTTGTTTAAATATAAAATATTTTGATATTAAAACTTTTGAATTATAACATATCATACCACAAAAAAGTAAAATAGTAAAATATATCTATAACATGTAACAAAATTGTAAAATTTGAATAATTACAATTTCTCCCCTTTACAGAATCAATTATTTTTGCCCTATCTGTAAATACATTGTATCAATAACTGAACTTTGGTATAATGTATTAATGAAACTATTAAGGAGAAAATATGAAAGTAACTAAATTCGGTGGAAGTTCTCTAGCATCAGCTTCTCAATTAAAAAAAGTACTTGATATCATTAAAGATGATCCAGAAAGAAGATTTGTAGTTGTATCAGCTCCAGGCAAACGCAACGCTGAAGATACAAAAGTAACAGATGCTCTGATCCGGTATTATAAAGAATTTACTTCAGATAAGGATGTCACACAAACACAACAGTGGATTATTGAACGCTATCGTGCCATTACAGAAGAATTGGGTCTCAAAGATTCCATTATTCAAGAAATTGCTGAAGATATCTATGATTTAACAAATTTACCTAAAAAAGGGAATCCATTCACATACGATGCATTCCTAGCAGCAGGCGAAAATAACAATGCTAAACTCATTGCTGCTTATTTCAATCAAAATGGATTAGAAGCAAGATATATCCATCCAAAAGAAGCAGGAATTACGGTCACTGCTGAACCTTCCAACGCTCGTATTTTACCATCTAGTTACGATAAAATTGAAGAACTAAAAGATTCAAGTGAAGTGATTGTCATTCCAGGTTTCTTTGGTGTTACTCAGGATGGCGACATTTGTACATTTTCTCGTGGAGGATCTGATATTACAGGATCAATCATTGCAGCAGGTGTAAAAGCAGACTTATACGAAAACTTTACAGATGTAAATGGTATTT
The Streptococcus parasanguinis genome window above contains:
- a CDS encoding beta-ketoacyl-ACP synthase III: MVFAKISQVAHYAPDQVVSNDDLAEIMDTSDEWISSRTGIFRRHISKDETTSDLATIVAQRLLAKANLDAEEIDFIVVATITPDSLMPSTAARVQANIGASRAFAFDLTAACSGFVFALATAEKYISSGMYRRGIVIGSETLSKVLDWSDRSTSVLFGDGAGGVLLEASDQKSFLAENLFTDGSRGASLESCYLGLSSPYSDDVSDRRYLTMDGRAVFDFAIRDVTKSIQKIIADASMEAEEIDYFLLHQANDRMLDKMSKKLGVSREKIPANMMEYGNTSAASIPILLSECVENHRIKMDGSQKILLTGFGGGLTWGTLLVTI
- the fabT gene encoding fatty acid biosynthesis transcriptional regulator FabT, translated to MNYQLVNDYLTSIFNNVLVIEESSLRASRFKDVSIKEMHTIDVIGSTPNATPSDISRELMVTLGTVTTSLNNLERKGYIERRRSEVDRRVVHLSLTKNGRLLYRLHQQFHKRMVNQIIGDMSPEEKKVMQKGLQNLYRFLEEIK
- the fabM gene encoding trans-2-decenoyl-ACP isomerase, which codes for MMFETILYSVENDLATISLNRPEVSNGFNIPMCQEILAALEDAEKNEEVKFIILSAEGKIFSVGGDLSEMKRAVDADDIESLVLIAELVNTISKKIKQLPKPVIMVADGAVAGAAANIAVAVDFCIISDRTKFIQAFVGVGLAPDAGGLFLLGKAIGMSRATHLVMTGEALTAEKAFDYGLAYRVCESERLDKTVEQLLKKLRRGSSNSYAAMKEMVWEAFLKEWDQYAGLELDLQKKLAFTEDFKEGVIAYSEKRRPQFKGK